One segment of Candidatus Abyssobacteria bacterium SURF_5 DNA contains the following:
- a CDS encoding ATPase has translation MRIAIPVIDGRLCPHFGHCANFALIDVDMETRQVIKKETIPAPEHQPGLLPRWLHELGATVIIAGGMGQRALQLFAQNGIEVIIGAPSSEPDAIVEAYMQNSLALGENVCDH, from the coding sequence ATGAGAATCGCAATACCCGTCATCGATGGAAGACTGTGCCCGCATTTCGGTCATTGCGCGAACTTCGCGCTTATCGATGTGGACATGGAAACCAGGCAAGTCATTAAAAAAGAAACTATTCCGGCGCCGGAGCATCAGCCGGGGCTGCTGCCGCGCTGGCTGCATGAACTCGGAGCCACGGTAATTATCGCGGGCGGTATGGGACAAAGAGCCTTGCAGCTTTTCGCGCAGAATGGAATAGAGGTGATCATCGGCGCCCCGTCCAGCGAGCCTGATGCCATAGTAGAAGCCTACATGCAAAATTCGTTGGCGCTCGGCGAAAATGTCTGCGACCATTAA